One genomic region from Blastococcus sp. Marseille-P5729 encodes:
- the dapE gene encoding succinyl-diaminopimelate desuccinylase yields MTDNAPALDLTQNVVSLTGALVDIQSVSGGEKPLADAIERELRATGRFEVVRCGDAVLARTENGRPERIVFAGHIDTVPVAGNLPSRVEGDRIYGCGTSDMKAGDAVMLRLAATLEDPAYDLTFIFYDNEEIEASKNGLGRVAREYRHWLYGDLAIVMEPTNGVLEAGCQGTMRARVTTKGLRAHSARAWLGDNAIHKAGEILTRLHGYRPQTHVIDGMEYCEGLNAVRIEGGIAGNIIPDECSVQVNFRYAPHRSSEDAEAFMRTFFDGFDLEITDNAPAALPALSDPMMRRFVSHVDQPVAAKYGWTDVSRFSAFKIPAINYGPGDPNLAHKPEESAQTHLIEESERTLRTFLIGR; encoded by the coding sequence GTGACCGACAACGCACCCGCCCTCGACCTCACTCAGAACGTCGTCTCGCTGACCGGAGCCCTCGTGGACATCCAGTCGGTCTCCGGAGGCGAGAAGCCGCTGGCCGACGCGATCGAGCGCGAGCTGCGTGCAACCGGCCGGTTCGAGGTCGTGCGCTGCGGCGACGCGGTGCTGGCGCGCACCGAGAACGGCAGGCCGGAGCGGATCGTCTTTGCCGGGCACATCGACACCGTCCCGGTCGCGGGCAACCTGCCCAGCCGTGTCGAGGGCGACCGGATCTACGGCTGCGGCACGTCCGACATGAAGGCCGGGGACGCCGTGATGCTGCGGCTGGCCGCGACGCTGGAGGACCCGGCGTACGACCTGACCTTCATCTTCTACGACAACGAGGAGATCGAGGCCAGCAAGAACGGGCTCGGCCGGGTCGCGCGCGAGTACCGGCACTGGCTGTACGGCGATCTAGCGATCGTCATGGAGCCCACCAACGGCGTCCTGGAGGCCGGCTGCCAGGGCACCATGCGGGCGCGCGTCACCACCAAGGGACTGCGGGCGCACAGCGCCCGTGCCTGGCTCGGCGACAACGCGATCCACAAGGCGGGGGAGATCCTCACTCGGCTGCACGGCTACCGGCCGCAGACGCACGTGATCGATGGCATGGAGTACTGCGAAGGGCTCAACGCCGTCCGGATCGAGGGCGGGATCGCCGGCAACATCATCCCCGACGAGTGCAGCGTGCAGGTCAACTTCCGGTACGCCCCGCATCGCTCCAGCGAGGACGCCGAGGCGTTCATGCGGACCTTCTTCGACGGCTTTGACCTGGAGATCACCGACAATGCGCCCGCGGCGTTGCCGGCGTTGAGCGACCCGATGATGCGGCGGTTCGTCAGCCACGTCGACCAGCCGGTCGCCGCCAAGTACGGCTGGACGGATGTCTCCCGGTTCAGCGCGTTCAAGATCCCGGCGATCAACTACGGCCCCGGCGATCCGAATCTCGCTCACAAACCGGAGGAATCCGCTCAGACGCACCTCATCGAGGAGTCCGAGCGGACTCTCCGCACCTTCCTTATCGGCCGCTAG
- the dapD gene encoding 2,3,4,5-tetrahydropyridine-2,6-dicarboxylate N-succinyltransferase — MPALTSAAAAYGLATIAADESVLDTWFPAPTLVDSAETGTTSPEAGDIPKEHADLIALAGEDDARGVRQVVVHTQIGSLADAPADAYDAYLRLHLLSVRVIKPHEANMDGIFGKLTNVVWTNHGPCQVGGFEAVRARLRSRGPVTVYGVDKFPRMVDYVVPSGVRIADADRVRLGAHLAEGTTVMHEGFVNFNAGTLGNAMVEGRISAGVVVGNDSDIGGGASIMGTLSGGGKETITIGERCLIGANGGVGISLGDDCVVEAGCYVTAGSKVVMPDGSTKKGSELSGQNGILFIRNSVTGAIEARPRKSDGVVLNEALHAN; from the coding sequence ATGCCTGCCCTGACGTCCGCCGCTGCTGCCTACGGTCTCGCCACGATCGCCGCCGACGAATCCGTGCTCGACACGTGGTTCCCCGCGCCGACACTGGTCGACTCGGCCGAGACGGGGACGACGAGCCCCGAGGCCGGCGACATCCCGAAGGAGCACGCCGACCTGATCGCGCTCGCCGGAGAGGACGACGCCCGCGGCGTGAGGCAGGTAGTCGTCCACACCCAGATCGGCTCGCTCGCCGACGCTCCGGCCGACGCGTACGACGCCTACCTGCGGCTACACCTGCTCTCGGTGCGCGTCATCAAACCGCACGAGGCCAACATGGACGGCATCTTCGGCAAGCTCACCAACGTGGTGTGGACCAACCACGGCCCGTGCCAGGTGGGCGGCTTCGAAGCGGTGCGCGCGCGGCTGCGTTCCCGTGGACCGGTCACCGTCTACGGGGTCGACAAGTTCCCCCGCATGGTCGACTACGTCGTCCCTAGCGGCGTCCGGATCGCGGACGCCGACCGGGTGCGGCTCGGCGCGCACCTGGCCGAGGGCACCACCGTGATGCACGAGGGTTTCGTGAACTTCAACGCCGGCACGCTCGGCAACGCGATGGTCGAGGGCCGGATCAGCGCCGGCGTCGTCGTCGGGAACGACTCCGACATCGGCGGCGGCGCCTCGATCATGGGCACCCTGTCCGGCGGCGGCAAGGAGACCATCACGATCGGCGAGCGCTGCCTGATCGGCGCCAACGGCGGCGTCGGTATCTCGCTCGGCGACGACTGTGTCGTCGAGGCCGGCTGCTATGTCACCGCTGGCTCGAAGGTCGTCATGCCCGACGGATCGACGAAGAAGGGCTCGGAGCTGTCCGGGCAGAACGGCATCCTGTTCATCCGTAACAGCGTCACCGGCGCCATCGAAGCCAGGCCGCGCAAGAGCGACGGCGTCGTCCTCAACGAGGCGCTGCACGCCAACTAG
- a CDS encoding enoyl-CoA hydratase-related protein, which produces MAKTETGTNDLLAEVKDGVGTLTFNRPDVRNAMTDDMMAGLADLLAAWEDDDEVGAVIITGAGGAFCAGGDVKGFNEKGGEGGPSGEVDPARVDAQRTNQEETVGRIYRYAKPVIGAIPGAAAGAGLGFALAADVRVGTPKTVMATAFGGVGLSGDYGVTWLLNQLVGPAKARQLLLFNDRVRGDELRELGLLNWVVGVDELEAKAFELAKTLADGPRGCFSRMKANLVAAPTVDLAQSMHDEVQRHLECGVTDDHRELVAAFVEKREPNLKR; this is translated from the coding sequence ATGGCCAAGACCGAGACCGGCACCAACGACCTGCTCGCCGAGGTGAAGGACGGCGTCGGCACGCTGACCTTCAACCGACCCGATGTCCGCAACGCGATGACCGACGACATGATGGCCGGCCTGGCCGATCTGCTGGCCGCCTGGGAGGACGACGACGAGGTCGGCGCCGTTATCATCACCGGCGCCGGAGGCGCCTTCTGCGCCGGCGGGGATGTGAAGGGCTTCAACGAGAAGGGCGGCGAGGGTGGCCCCTCGGGTGAGGTCGACCCGGCCCGCGTCGACGCCCAGCGCACGAACCAGGAGGAGACGGTCGGCCGGATCTACCGCTACGCCAAGCCAGTGATCGGTGCGATCCCCGGCGCCGCTGCCGGGGCCGGTCTGGGCTTCGCCCTTGCCGCCGACGTCCGCGTCGGTACTCCGAAGACCGTGATGGCCACCGCCTTCGGCGGCGTCGGACTGTCGGGTGACTACGGCGTGACCTGGCTGCTGAACCAGCTGGTCGGGCCGGCGAAGGCGCGTCAGCTCCTGCTGTTCAACGACCGGGTACGCGGCGACGAGCTGCGCGAGCTCGGCCTGCTGAACTGGGTGGTCGGCGTCGACGAGCTCGAGGCCAAGGCCTTCGAGCTGGCCAAGACCCTGGCCGACGGACCGCGCGGCTGCTTCTCCCGCATGAAGGCGAACCTCGTCGCCGCGCCCACGGTCGACCTCGCGCAGTCGATGCACGACGAGGTGCAGCGCCATCTCGAGTGCGGCGTGACCGACGATCATCGCGAGCTGGTTGCCGCCTTCGTAGAGAAGCGTGAGCCCAACCTGAAACGCTAG
- the dapC gene encoding succinyldiaminopimelate transaminase, translated as MREIALPDFPWDTLAPYGDKARAHPDGIVDLSVGTPVDPTPKVVQRAVRDAADSPGYPPTIGLPGVRESIVEACERLYGITDLTPEHVLPVIGTKEIIGTLPTLLGIGVGDTMMIPELAYPTYAVSAAFAGAQSIASDGYTRVGPQRLALTWINSPSNPTGRVLGIEHLRKMVAESRHRGVLLASDECYIDLPWEGAKPLSVLHPDVRDGSFDGLVAVHSLSKRSNFAGLRGGFIAGDPQVIARITEIRKHLGFLVPRPVQQAMIAAYSDDAHVRAQRTVYGERRQLLRAALLEAGFQIEHSEAGLYLWATRGEPCWQTVDLLAEKGILVAPGAFYGAAGATHVRVALTASDHAIEQAAARLTS; from the coding sequence ATGCGCGAGATCGCCCTCCCGGACTTCCCGTGGGACACCCTCGCGCCGTACGGCGACAAGGCTCGCGCGCACCCTGACGGCATCGTCGACCTGTCGGTCGGCACCCCGGTCGATCCCACCCCCAAGGTGGTGCAGCGGGCTGTGCGCGACGCCGCCGATTCGCCCGGCTACCCGCCGACCATCGGGCTGCCCGGCGTCCGCGAGAGCATCGTCGAGGCGTGCGAGCGGCTGTACGGGATCACCGATCTCACTCCGGAGCACGTTCTGCCGGTGATCGGCACCAAGGAGATCATCGGAACCCTGCCGACCCTCCTTGGAATCGGCGTCGGCGACACGATGATGATCCCCGAGCTGGCCTACCCGACGTACGCCGTGTCGGCGGCGTTTGCCGGTGCGCAGTCCATCGCCTCCGACGGGTACACGCGCGTTGGTCCGCAGCGGCTGGCACTCACGTGGATCAACTCGCCGTCCAATCCGACCGGCCGGGTGCTCGGCATCGAGCACCTGCGCAAGATGGTCGCCGAGTCGCGGCACCGCGGCGTCCTGCTGGCCAGCGACGAGTGCTACATCGACCTGCCGTGGGAGGGTGCCAAGCCGCTGTCGGTGCTGCATCCCGACGTACGGGACGGATCCTTCGACGGCCTGGTGGCCGTTCACTCGCTGTCCAAGCGCTCGAACTTCGCCGGGCTGCGCGGTGGGTTCATCGCCGGTGACCCGCAGGTGATCGCCAGGATCACCGAGATCCGCAAGCACCTCGGGTTCCTGGTGCCGCGCCCGGTGCAGCAGGCGATGATCGCGGCGTACTCCGACGACGCACACGTGCGCGCGCAGCGGACGGTCTACGGCGAGCGGCGTCAGCTGCTGCGGGCCGCGCTGCTGGAGGCCGGTTTCCAGATCGAGCACAGCGAGGCCGGCCTTTACCTCTGGGCGACCCGCGGTGAGCCGTGCTGGCAGACCGTCGACCTGCTCGCCGAGAAGGGGATCCTGGTCGCCCCCGGGGCGTTCTACGGCGCGGCTGGCGCCACTCACGTGCGGGTCGCGCTGACGGCGTCCGACCACGCCATCGAGCAGGCCGCCGCCCGCCTCACCTCCTGA
- the fdxA gene encoding ferredoxin, translating to MTYVIALPCVDVLDRACIEECPVDCIYEGERMLYIHPDECVDCGACEPVCPVEAIYYEDDVPEEWKQYYDVNVEFFNDLGSPGGASKIGKQNFDHPVVAALPPQAE from the coding sequence GTGACCTACGTGATCGCGCTTCCGTGTGTCGACGTGCTCGATCGGGCCTGCATTGAGGAGTGCCCGGTCGACTGCATCTACGAGGGCGAGCGGATGCTCTACATCCACCCGGACGAGTGCGTCGACTGTGGCGCCTGCGAGCCGGTCTGTCCGGTCGAGGCGATCTACTACGAGGACGACGTCCCCGAGGAGTGGAAGCAGTACTACGACGTCAACGTCGAGTTCTTCAACGACCTCGGCTCGCCGGGCGGCGCGTCGAAGATCGGCAAGCAGAACTTCGACCACCCCGTGGTGGCCGCGCTGCCGCCGCAGGCCGAGTAG
- a CDS encoding acetyl-CoA hydrolase/transferase family protein, with the protein MRGRIGHKKLAEKVCSADEAAALISPGDNIGMSGFTGSAYPKAVPRALARRIMDRAQNGEPMQVGVWTGASTAHELDGALAEVDGVELRLPYQSDPVSRAKINAGRMEYLDIHLSHVAQQVWQGFFGRLDVALIEVAGITEEGHLIPGTSIGNNKTWLDLADKVILEVNSWQSEQLRGMHDVYYGTALPPHRKPVMIIDPGDRIGVPHLICPPEKVIAVVETDAPDRNSPFKAPDEISQRIAGHVIELFEAEVAAGRVPANLLPLQSGVGNVANAVLADLATGPFEGLTSYTEVIQDGMLDLIDSGKLVSVSATALSLSEQAVQRFTDDAAKYRDKVVLRPQEISNHPEVIRRLGVIGMNGFIEADIYGNVNSTHVMGSRIQNGIGGSGDFARNGYLSIFVSPSVAKDGAISAIVPMASHVDHTEHDVDVVVTEQGVADLRGLSPKQRARKVIEKCAHPDYRPQLTDYFERAQRESHGGHTPHLLGEALSWHQRFLTDGTMRAR; encoded by the coding sequence GTGCGCGGACGAATCGGACACAAGAAGCTGGCTGAGAAGGTCTGCTCCGCCGACGAGGCCGCCGCCCTGATCAGTCCCGGTGACAACATCGGGATGAGTGGGTTCACCGGATCTGCCTATCCCAAGGCGGTTCCGCGGGCCCTGGCCCGCCGCATCATGGACAGGGCTCAGAACGGGGAGCCGATGCAGGTCGGCGTGTGGACCGGTGCCTCGACCGCCCACGAGCTCGACGGCGCGCTGGCTGAGGTGGACGGCGTCGAGCTGCGCCTGCCCTACCAGTCTGACCCGGTCAGCCGGGCGAAGATCAACGCCGGGCGGATGGAGTACCTGGACATCCACCTTTCGCATGTGGCCCAGCAGGTCTGGCAGGGCTTCTTCGGCCGGCTCGACGTCGCGCTGATCGAGGTCGCTGGCATCACCGAGGAGGGGCATCTGATCCCCGGCACCTCCATCGGCAACAACAAGACCTGGCTCGACCTGGCCGACAAGGTGATCCTCGAGGTCAACTCCTGGCAGTCCGAGCAGCTGCGCGGGATGCACGACGTCTACTACGGGACGGCGCTCCCGCCGCACCGCAAGCCGGTGATGATCATCGATCCAGGGGACCGGATCGGCGTCCCGCACCTGATCTGCCCGCCGGAGAAGGTGATCGCGGTCGTCGAGACCGACGCGCCCGACCGCAACAGCCCGTTCAAGGCGCCGGACGAGATCTCCCAGCGCATCGCCGGCCATGTCATCGAGCTGTTCGAGGCCGAGGTCGCCGCCGGCCGGGTCCCGGCGAACCTGCTGCCCCTGCAGTCCGGCGTCGGCAACGTCGCCAACGCGGTGCTCGCCGACCTCGCAACCGGCCCGTTCGAGGGCCTGACCTCATACACGGAGGTCATCCAGGACGGCATGCTCGACCTGATCGACTCCGGCAAGCTGGTGAGCGTCTCCGCGACCGCGCTGTCGCTGAGCGAGCAGGCCGTGCAGCGCTTCACCGACGACGCCGCAAAGTACCGCGACAAGGTGGTGCTGCGTCCGCAGGAGATCAGCAACCACCCCGAGGTGATCCGTCGTCTCGGCGTCATCGGCATGAACGGGTTCATCGAGGCCGACATCTACGGCAACGTCAACTCGACCCACGTCATGGGCAGCCGCATCCAGAACGGGATCGGTGGATCCGGCGACTTTGCCCGCAACGGCTACCTGTCGATCTTCGTCAGCCCCTCGGTAGCGAAGGACGGCGCGATCTCGGCGATCGTCCCCATGGCATCGCACGTCGACCACACCGAGCACGACGTCGATGTCGTCGTCACCGAGCAGGGCGTGGCCGATCTTCGGGGGCTGTCCCCGAAGCAACGCGCCCGCAAGGTGATCGAGAAGTGCGCCCACCCCGACTACCGGCCGCAGCTCACCGACTACTTCGAGCGGGCCCAGCGCGAGAGTCATGGTGGCCACACCCCGCACCTGCTGGGCGAGGCGCTCTCCTGGCACCAGCGCTTCCTGACCGACGGGACAATGCGAGCCCGATAG
- the typA gene encoding translational GTPase TypA produces the protein MSVREDLRNVAIVAHVDHGKTTLVDAMLQQAGALGERHEGQAESATRVMDSMDLEREKGITILAKNTAVQIVRDGKPLTINIVDTPGHADFGGEVERGLSMVDGVLLLVDASEGPLPQTRFVLRKALQAGLPVVLVINKVDRPDARIEEVVDEAYGLFMDLYDDLGVADEADLDFPIVYAQAKAGKASLNRPENGTSPDNDDLGPLIDVLLETIPAPTYDAGMPLQAHVTNLDASPYLGRLALCRIHNGTMRSGQQVTWCRPDGSQQRAKIAELLVTEGLERKPAEQAGPGDLIAVAGIQDVMIGDTLADVDDPRPLEGITVDEPSISMTIGVNTSPLAGKSGSKLTARLVKNRLDQELVGNVSIRVLPTERPDAWEVQGRGELALAVLVETLRREGFELTVGRPEVVTREIDGKIHEPYEHVTIDTPEEFIGALTQLLSVRKGRMETLTSHGTGWARMEWIVPSRGLIGIRTDFLTETRGTAVMNAISHGYDEWAGEIRGRQNGSMVADRTGVATAYAMFSLQERGTMLIEPGANVYEGMVVGENSRQDEMDVNITREKKLTNIRQSTAEELQKLVPPRVLSLEQALEFCSFDECVEVTPDAIRVRKVTLNSSERKREAARRATGRL, from the coding sequence ATGTCCGTGCGCGAGGACTTGCGCAACGTCGCGATCGTCGCCCACGTCGACCACGGCAAGACCACCCTGGTCGATGCGATGCTGCAGCAGGCCGGGGCGCTTGGCGAACGCCACGAGGGCCAGGCCGAGTCGGCGACGAGAGTCATGGACTCCATGGACCTCGAGCGCGAGAAGGGCATCACCATTCTCGCGAAGAACACCGCCGTGCAGATCGTCCGTGACGGAAAACCCCTGACGATCAACATCGTCGACACGCCCGGGCACGCCGACTTCGGCGGCGAGGTCGAGCGCGGCCTGTCGATGGTGGACGGCGTCCTGTTGCTGGTCGACGCCTCCGAGGGACCGTTGCCGCAGACCCGGTTCGTGCTGCGCAAGGCGCTGCAGGCCGGCTTGCCCGTCGTACTCGTCATCAACAAGGTCGACCGCCCAGACGCGCGGATCGAAGAGGTCGTCGACGAGGCCTACGGGTTGTTCATGGACCTCTACGATGATCTCGGCGTGGCCGACGAGGCAGACCTGGACTTCCCGATCGTCTACGCGCAGGCGAAGGCGGGCAAGGCCTCGCTGAACCGTCCCGAGAACGGCACCAGCCCGGACAACGACGACCTCGGCCCGCTGATCGACGTCCTGCTCGAGACCATCCCGGCGCCCACCTACGACGCCGGCATGCCGCTGCAGGCCCACGTCACCAACCTCGATGCCTCGCCCTATCTCGGTCGCCTGGCGCTGTGCCGCATCCACAACGGCACCATGAGGTCCGGTCAGCAGGTCACGTGGTGCCGCCCGGACGGAAGCCAGCAGCGCGCGAAGATCGCCGAGCTGCTCGTCACCGAGGGACTCGAGCGCAAGCCCGCCGAGCAGGCCGGGCCCGGTGATCTCATCGCGGTGGCCGGGATCCAGGACGTCATGATCGGCGACACGCTCGCTGACGTCGACGATCCCCGTCCGCTGGAGGGCATCACCGTCGACGAGCCGTCGATCTCGATGACGATCGGCGTCAACACCTCGCCGCTGGCGGGCAAGAGCGGCTCGAAGCTCACCGCCCGGCTGGTCAAGAACCGGTTGGATCAGGAGCTGGTCGGCAATGTGTCCATCCGCGTGCTGCCGACCGAGCGCCCCGACGCCTGGGAGGTCCAGGGCCGCGGCGAGCTGGCGCTCGCGGTGCTGGTCGAGACCCTCCGACGCGAGGGATTCGAGCTGACCGTCGGCCGCCCGGAGGTCGTCACCCGCGAGATCGACGGCAAGATCCACGAGCCGTACGAGCACGTCACCATCGACACGCCGGAGGAGTTCATCGGTGCCCTGACCCAGCTGCTGAGCGTGCGCAAGGGCCGCATGGAGACCCTCACCAGCCACGGCACCGGCTGGGCGCGAATGGAGTGGATCGTGCCCTCTCGCGGCCTGATCGGCATCCGCACCGACTTCCTCACTGAGACCCGCGGCACCGCCGTCATGAACGCGATCTCGCACGGGTATGACGAGTGGGCCGGCGAGATCCGTGGCCGGCAGAACGGGTCGATGGTCGCCGACCGCACCGGCGTCGCGACGGCGTACGCGATGTTCTCGCTGCAGGAGCGCGGCACCATGCTCATCGAGCCCGGTGCCAACGTCTACGAGGGCATGGTGGTCGGCGAGAATTCCCGCCAGGACGAGATGGACGTCAACATCACCCGCGAGAAGAAGCTCACGAACATCCGCCAGTCGACCGCGGAGGAGCTGCAGAAGCTGGTCCCGCCGCGGGTCCTCTCCCTCGAGCAGGCGCTGGAGTTCTGCTCGTTCGACGAGTGCGTCGAGGTCACTCCCGATGCCATCCGGGTCCGCAAGGTCACGCTGAACTCCTCGGAGCGCAAGCGGGAGGCCGCGCGTCGCGCGACCGGCCGACTGTAG
- a CDS encoding TetR/AcrR family transcriptional regulator, with translation MARTADHQQRRRQMVDAALRIATTEGISSVTVARVASQAGVSVGLVQHYFPTKRELITAAYVEVLRRTDDRIADLVQDGERTARPIRVMAQAALALLLPLDARRRRECAVRQEFAGLAVRDAELRKVAAANDARSVARLTAVIRNGLVCGEVPPGVNPERAALELLAVVVGAAELGSRAGAPRDAHAAVDEVIARVFSGECREHA, from the coding sequence ATGGCGCGCACCGCAGATCATCAGCAACGTCGTCGGCAAATGGTGGACGCAGCGCTGCGGATCGCTACCACCGAGGGGATCTCGTCTGTCACGGTGGCTCGCGTGGCCAGCCAGGCGGGCGTGTCCGTCGGTTTGGTTCAGCACTACTTTCCAACCAAGCGCGAGCTCATCACCGCCGCGTACGTCGAGGTTCTCCGGCGCACTGACGACCGAATCGCGGACCTCGTTCAGGACGGGGAGCGGACCGCACGGCCGATTCGCGTCATGGCGCAGGCGGCGCTCGCGCTGCTGCTGCCGCTCGATGCTCGTCGTCGGCGGGAGTGTGCGGTCCGGCAGGAGTTCGCCGGCCTCGCCGTGCGGGACGCCGAGCTGCGAAAGGTGGCCGCCGCGAACGATGCGCGCAGTGTCGCCCGACTGACCGCCGTCATCCGGAACGGGTTGGTCTGCGGCGAGGTTCCGCCCGGCGTGAACCCCGAGCGTGCGGCGCTCGAGCTGCTGGCGGTCGTAGTGGGCGCCGCGGAGCTGGGATCGCGGGCGGGTGCGCCACGGGACGCGCACGCCGCGGTCGACGAGGTGATCGCTCGGGTGTTCTCGGGGGAGTGTCGGGAGCACGCTTGA
- a CDS encoding serine hydrolase → MSVQFWIRAAAAMTAIGITALGSPAHANSIDGSFSDLAAQAGAPGGAIAYIEDGVVERTETFGSTGDGEPVQATTQMLWGSTSKSVAAAVAVRLHEGGVLDLDAPVSSYLDGGPDVPVRSLLNHTSGMPFGAADLDVTRPGTTAVEVAVGLDPELDAAGEHRYSSLGYLYLQAAIEAATGKPYADSLAGVAPGAGATAEDCSGVAAGHRLAGPFAVTAGIGYDGAGATYGYTCGSVEDLAAFAVAQLGGEKATFDAQIAEPVETGRSDTRYGLGWRVTSEPDERTTVWHTGTVPGYFSAIYLDPETGDGAVVLLNASGFLHEEALAAATRAAYDQATGRDQTQIPSAWMASAIPVGLLALAAIAAVALIRGRPGGRRAVVVWAALAGLVAIATLVVAPMLMGVPLRYFWLWEPALVVGAGVLLATLTGGLTSSIVRLRR, encoded by the coding sequence ATGAGCGTTCAATTTTGGATACGCGCAGCCGCGGCCATGACGGCGATCGGGATCACCGCGCTGGGGTCCCCCGCGCACGCAAACTCCATCGACGGGTCGTTCAGCGACCTCGCAGCGCAGGCCGGCGCTCCCGGAGGGGCGATCGCCTACATCGAGGACGGCGTAGTGGAGCGCACCGAGACGTTCGGGAGCACGGGAGACGGAGAGCCGGTCCAGGCCACAACGCAGATGCTGTGGGGATCGACCTCGAAGTCAGTCGCTGCTGCAGTCGCGGTGCGACTTCACGAGGGTGGCGTCCTCGACCTCGATGCACCGGTGAGTAGCTATCTCGACGGCGGTCCGGACGTCCCGGTGCGCTCCCTGCTGAACCACACCTCAGGGATGCCTTTCGGCGCGGCCGATCTCGACGTCACGCGTCCGGGGACGACGGCCGTCGAGGTAGCGGTCGGTCTCGACCCGGAGCTGGACGCCGCCGGGGAGCATCGATACTCCAGCCTTGGGTATCTGTATCTCCAGGCGGCCATCGAGGCGGCTACCGGCAAGCCCTATGCCGATTCGTTGGCCGGTGTTGCCCCCGGCGCGGGCGCGACGGCGGAGGACTGCTCCGGCGTGGCCGCCGGCCATCGGCTCGCCGGACCGTTCGCCGTGACCGCCGGGATCGGCTACGACGGCGCGGGAGCGACGTACGGCTACACCTGCGGCAGCGTCGAGGATCTGGCGGCCTTCGCAGTGGCGCAGTTGGGCGGCGAGAAAGCGACGTTCGATGCCCAGATCGCCGAGCCGGTCGAGACCGGTCGGTCGGACACCCGCTACGGACTCGGCTGGCGGGTCACCTCCGAACCGGATGAACGCACGACGGTCTGGCACACCGGGACGGTGCCGGGGTATTTCTCCGCCATCTATCTGGATCCCGAAACGGGGGACGGTGCCGTCGTCCTGCTCAACGCATCGGGCTTCCTGCACGAGGAGGCGCTCGCCGCCGCGACCCGGGCCGCGTACGACCAGGCGACGGGCCGCGACCAGACGCAGATCCCCTCGGCCTGGATGGCCAGCGCGATACCCGTGGGCTTGCTGGCGCTCGCCGCGATCGCGGCCGTGGCGCTGATCCGCGGTCGACCCGGCGGACGCCGGGCGGTCGTCGTGTGGGCGGCTCTGGCCGGCCTGGTGGCGATTGCCACCCTGGTCGTCGCCCCGATGCTGATGGGAGTACCCCTGCGCTACTTCTGGCTGTGGGAGCCGGCGCTGGTCGTCGGGGCCGGCGTACTGCTCGCGACACTGACCGGAGGCTTGACGTCGTCGATCGTGCGACTGCGAAGATGA
- a CDS encoding cation transporter dimerization domain-containing protein, with translation MLLGAGGAAIGWEWAAPEVVESARQALTDVEGLETLDSLRARWVGHRLHAEAEISVDPQTTLAQAHEIAHYAGAHLMHYVHHLGNATIHVGPAGVQESATQRGGLRR, from the coding sequence GTGCTGCTCGGCGCGGGAGGCGCCGCGATCGGCTGGGAGTGGGCCGCCCCCGAGGTCGTCGAGTCCGCGCGCCAGGCCCTGACGGACGTCGAAGGGCTCGAGACCCTGGACTCGCTTCGCGCGCGGTGGGTCGGACACCGGTTGCACGCCGAGGCAGAGATCTCGGTCGACCCGCAGACCACGCTCGCGCAGGCGCACGAGATCGCGCACTACGCCGGGGCGCACCTGATGCACTACGTCCACCATCTCGGCAACGCGACGATCCACGTCGGTCCGGCCGGCGTCCAGGAATCTGCGACGCAGCGAGGAGGGCTGCGGCGATGA